A single genomic interval of Chitinophaga sp. 180180018-3 harbors:
- a CDS encoding TlpA disulfide reductase family protein, with product MKKRNILGAGLALGLMAVTNVNAQTKNENSDLQQLKAVVASHPDSLEAHQRFIEAFRKSIPGASFRNADSVTSLLAGQYAAWMKKYPKAANVAFAIGEAYADAESPKAKTYLLQAVKINPQLAKAWRDLAFDAERWGNESMSREYMGKAAAAAPDDPSYAFYHAMDFEHVDPGKWRNMIYDLAKRFPQSERGAQGLYWLGARSNDTTEKVKVFEQLKAAYPPEKFSWSSGGMDGLYNIYMNTTPGKALELATSLSNLEGWKAKDTLARKFISVHQALDNHQYQQAGEILRGIRLPRYSSLKNALVLLTAQAAHGAGNTAEAYRGLTELYAKEPTDAIKAALDNYSKLLGKNENDVSKDVWAIRAQTTKPAPGFNLPQYLQSGNASLEHFKGKVVLLTFWFPGCGPCRGEFPHFQNVINKFSKDEVVYVGINVAMDQDPYVRPFMKGTGYSFIPLRDEKEEAQKAYKVRGEPSNFLIDQHGQLVFADFRTDGSNEQTLELMIGSLLSKGKN from the coding sequence ATGAAGAAACGAAATATATTAGGTGCCGGTCTGGCACTGGGACTAATGGCAGTTACTAACGTAAATGCACAAACGAAAAATGAAAATAGCGATCTGCAGCAACTCAAAGCAGTGGTGGCCAGCCATCCGGATAGTCTGGAGGCACATCAGCGTTTTATCGAGGCCTTCCGGAAAAGCATACCTGGCGCTTCTTTCCGCAATGCTGATTCTGTAACATCCCTGCTTGCCGGTCAGTATGCTGCCTGGATGAAAAAATATCCCAAAGCAGCTAATGTAGCTTTCGCTATTGGCGAAGCTTATGCAGATGCTGAAAGCCCTAAGGCAAAGACATATCTGCTGCAGGCGGTGAAAATAAATCCTCAGCTGGCCAAAGCCTGGAGGGATCTTGCTTTTGATGCCGAACGCTGGGGGAATGAATCCATGTCACGGGAGTACATGGGGAAAGCCGCTGCAGCAGCGCCAGACGACCCTTCCTATGCTTTTTATCATGCGATGGATTTCGAACACGTAGATCCCGGAAAATGGCGTAACATGATATACGACCTGGCTAAACGTTTTCCTCAGAGTGAAAGAGGGGCACAGGGCCTCTACTGGCTGGGCGCCCGTTCAAATGATACTACTGAAAAAGTAAAAGTATTTGAACAGCTGAAAGCAGCCTATCCCCCGGAAAAGTTCAGTTGGTCTTCCGGTGGAATGGATGGCCTGTATAATATCTACATGAATACTACGCCAGGGAAAGCACTTGAATTAGCTACTTCTCTCAGTAACCTGGAGGGCTGGAAAGCAAAAGATACCCTGGCACGCAAATTCATATCAGTTCACCAGGCACTGGACAATCACCAATATCAGCAGGCAGGCGAAATATTGCGTGGTATACGCCTTCCGAGATACAGCAGCCTGAAAAATGCCTTGGTACTGCTAACTGCTCAGGCAGCTCATGGAGCCGGCAATACGGCTGAAGCATATCGTGGCCTGACAGAACTATATGCCAAAGAACCCACGGATGCAATAAAAGCAGCACTGGACAATTACAGTAAACTGTTGGGTAAAAATGAAAATGATGTCAGCAAGGATGTATGGGCCATTCGTGCGCAAACCACCAAACCTGCACCCGGATTTAACCTGCCTCAGTATTTGCAATCCGGTAATGCCAGCCTCGAACACTTCAAAGGAAAAGTAGTATTACTCACATTCTGGTTCCCGGGCTGCGGGCCCTGCCGCGGCGAATTCCCGCATTTCCAGAATGTCATTAATAAGTTCAGTAAGGATGAGGTAGTTTATGTAGGCATAAATGTAGCAATGGATCAGGATCCGTATGTACGGCCCTTTATGAAAGGAACCGGATATTCGTTTATCCCTTTACGTGATGAAAAAGAAGAAGCGCAGAAAGCATACAAAGTACGGGGAGAACCCAGTAACTTTCTGATCGATCAACATGGGCAGCTGGTATTTGCCGATTTCCGTACCGATGGAAGTAATGAACAGACACTTGAACTGATGATCGGATCATTGCTGAGCAAGGGAAAGAATTAG
- a CDS encoding Crp/Fnr family transcriptional regulator — protein MENLDEIIEFKSSPALVEAMYKYGTTKRYKTGEIIFNEKSCIRSIPIITKGILKVIRTEEDGREILLYYIKAGESCIMSFMGGLLNETSKVKAEVEEDAEILFLPIEKAALFNKEYPEWLTYIFRLYHKRFEELLDMVNSTAFKKVDERLLALLKKKSELIQSTTISITHEQLANELGTARVVVSRLLKQLEEDGMVQLGRNKIVLL, from the coding sequence ATGGAAAATCTGGACGAAATAATAGAATTCAAATCCTCACCAGCGCTGGTAGAAGCCATGTATAAGTATGGAACAACAAAGCGCTATAAAACCGGTGAGATCATTTTCAATGAAAAGTCCTGTATCCGGTCTATTCCCATCATTACCAAAGGAATTCTGAAAGTTATCCGGACGGAAGAAGACGGCAGGGAAATTCTGCTCTACTATATAAAAGCCGGTGAGAGCTGCATCATGTCCTTTATGGGAGGGTTACTCAATGAAACCAGCAAAGTAAAAGCTGAGGTGGAAGAAGATGCGGAAATCCTGTTCCTGCCTATCGAAAAAGCCGCATTATTCAACAAGGAATACCCCGAATGGCTGACCTATATTTTTCGCTTGTATCACAAACGTTTTGAAGAGTTACTGGATATGGTCAATTCCACTGCCTTCAAAAAAGTAGATGAGCGGCTGTTGGCCCTGCTTAAAAAGAAAAGCGAACTTATACAATCAACTACTATCTCCATTACGCATGAGCAACTGGCAAATGAGCTGGGAACAGCGCGGGTAGTGGTTTCCAGGCTTTTAAAACAACTGGAGGAAGACGGTATGGTGCAACTCGGCAGAAACAAGATCGTGCTTCTGTAA
- a CDS encoding FtsX-like permease family protein translates to MFKNYLKIAFRNMVKNKIHSFINIAGLSAGMAVAILIGLWIWNELSFDKQNRHYERIAQVYQNQTFNGKIDTWFAMPFPLSEVLRHDYGGNFKYVVMSSWTQAHILATADRKLTREGNFMEEHGPDIMDLQMEAGSSSLKDPNTILLSKSTARAIFGDADPMNKLIRVDNQLDVKVGGIYQDPPDNSSFARVGYVIPWAVMPVIETWIKKMDYLWGNNICQVFVELGDHVNIDQAAASIRNAKLNNIRADEKKFQPLLYLQPMKKWHLYGEFKNGVNTGGDIRFIWLFGVIGAFVLLLACINFMNLSTARSEKRAKEVGIRKSIGSQRSQLILQFFSESLSLSFLSLVMALLLVQLLLPAFNSVADKKTGILWTNPFFWLLCIVFCIITGLIAGSYPALYLSSFRPVKVLKGTFRAGRNAAIPRKVLVVTQFCVSIILIIGTTVIFREIQFARNRPVGYSREGLVAIRLYTLDIHNHFDVVRNELKNTNAIVEMAESASALTNVASTSGGFEWTGKDPSLAVDFPNNGVSYDYGQTVGWQFKAGRDFSRDFASDTAAFVVNESAVKFMGLKDPIGEVVKWGDRPFRIIGVIHDMIVENPYQAVRPSFYYMTKMDGNFAVIRMNPARSANDAIAQIKTIFEKFSPAQPFDYQFVNLEYARKFSSEERDGKLAGFFAGLAILISCLGLFGMASFMAEQRTKEIGIRKILGASVLSLWHLLSRDFVILVVIAMIIATPLSYQLMHNWLSRYDYQAGIPWWIFVLTGSGALLITLLTVSYQAVRAALRNPAKTLKTE, encoded by the coding sequence ATGTTCAAGAACTACCTGAAAATAGCATTCCGAAACATGGTGAAGAACAAGATACATTCCTTCATCAACATAGCAGGCCTTTCGGCAGGCATGGCAGTTGCCATCCTGATTGGCTTGTGGATATGGAATGAATTGTCGTTCGATAAACAGAACAGGCATTATGAACGCATCGCACAGGTATACCAGAACCAGACCTTCAACGGAAAAATCGATACCTGGTTTGCGATGCCCTTCCCGCTGTCGGAAGTTCTTCGTCATGACTACGGCGGCAATTTTAAATATGTAGTGATGTCGTCGTGGACACAGGCTCATATCCTTGCTACCGCCGATCGAAAACTGACCAGGGAAGGCAATTTCATGGAGGAACACGGCCCGGATATCATGGACCTTCAGATGGAGGCCGGCAGTTCCAGTCTGAAGGATCCAAATACGATTCTGCTTTCAAAATCTACAGCCCGGGCAATTTTTGGTGATGCAGATCCAATGAATAAGCTCATCAGGGTAGATAATCAGCTGGATGTGAAAGTAGGTGGTATTTACCAGGATCCTCCGGATAATTCTTCGTTTGCGCGTGTTGGTTATGTAATCCCCTGGGCGGTGATGCCGGTTATAGAAACCTGGATAAAAAAAATGGACTATCTCTGGGGAAACAATATCTGCCAGGTTTTCGTGGAACTGGGCGATCATGTGAACATCGATCAGGCAGCTGCGAGTATCCGGAATGCAAAGCTGAATAATATCCGCGCGGATGAAAAGAAATTCCAACCGCTGTTGTATTTGCAGCCGATGAAAAAGTGGCACCTGTATGGAGAATTTAAAAATGGAGTAAATACAGGTGGCGATATTCGTTTTATATGGCTCTTCGGTGTTATAGGCGCATTTGTATTGCTGTTAGCCTGCATTAATTTCATGAACCTCAGCACAGCACGATCAGAGAAAAGGGCTAAGGAAGTAGGCATCCGTAAATCGATAGGTTCGCAACGAAGCCAGCTGATACTTCAGTTTTTTAGCGAGTCATTGTCATTGTCGTTTTTGTCTTTGGTAATGGCGCTGCTGCTCGTACAGCTTTTACTTCCTGCTTTTAATAGTGTGGCAGATAAAAAAACAGGCATTCTCTGGACCAATCCATTCTTCTGGCTGTTGTGTATTGTTTTTTGCATCATCACAGGATTGATTGCCGGCAGCTACCCTGCATTATATCTCTCCTCTTTCCGCCCCGTAAAAGTATTGAAAGGCACCTTCAGAGCCGGCCGCAATGCAGCTATTCCCCGCAAGGTGCTCGTAGTAACACAGTTTTGCGTTTCCATTATATTGATCATTGGTACGACAGTAATATTTCGCGAGATACAATTCGCAAGAAACCGTCCGGTAGGATACTCCCGCGAAGGACTTGTCGCTATACGATTATATACCCTCGACATTCACAATCATTTTGATGTTGTCAGAAATGAATTAAAAAATACAAACGCTATTGTAGAGATGGCTGAATCTGCCAGTGCCCTTACCAATGTAGCATCTACTTCCGGCGGTTTCGAATGGACAGGCAAAGATCCTTCCCTCGCAGTTGATTTCCCTAATAACGGTGTATCATACGACTATGGGCAGACGGTAGGCTGGCAATTTAAGGCCGGAAGAGATTTCTCGCGCGACTTTGCTTCTGATACCGCAGCATTTGTCGTAAACGAAAGTGCCGTAAAATTTATGGGATTAAAAGATCCGATAGGTGAAGTGGTGAAATGGGGTGATCGTCCCTTCCGGATTATCGGGGTAATCCATGATATGATTGTAGAAAATCCATATCAGGCGGTGAGACCATCTTTCTACTACATGACAAAGATGGATGGAAATTTCGCGGTAATCAGAATGAATCCTGCACGGAGTGCCAATGATGCCATTGCACAAATAAAAACAATATTTGAGAAATTTAGTCCGGCCCAGCCTTTCGACTACCAGTTTGTTAACCTGGAATACGCGCGCAAGTTCAGCAGCGAAGAGCGGGATGGTAAGCTGGCCGGTTTTTTCGCAGGTCTGGCTATCCTCATCAGTTGCCTGGGACTATTTGGTATGGCCTCTTTTATGGCGGAGCAACGTACCAAGGAAATAGGTATACGTAAGATACTGGGGGCATCAGTACTTAGTTTATGGCATTTATTGTCGAGAGACTTTGTAATACTGGTAGTTATTGCTATGATCATAGCGACTCCACTCTCTTATCAGCTCATGCATAACTGGCTCTCGCGATATGATTACCAGGCGGGTATTCCGTGGTGGATATTTGTATTAACAGGAAGCGGTGCATTGCTCATCACCCTGCTGACAGTCAGTTACCAGGCTGTGAGAGCAGCGCTGAGGAATCCGGCGAAGACGTTGAAGACGGAGTAA
- a CDS encoding class I SAM-dependent methyltransferase produces the protein MQQHVKTIPDNTAIRTALWRALHLQVDAPPHLLEDEVGLQLIAPEANWQQRPDMHPEGTKQARISIVTRARFAEDLVTAAMDRGVQQYVILGAGLDTFALRRKDLIDKVTVYEIDEPATQAWKQQRLTTLGIPVPERLHFVPVDFEKTANWLSSLTAAGFDTSRPAVVACTGVSMYLTHEAILGLLQQVATLAPGSTLAMSFLLPKELASPEEQRLLEMAMKGAQAAGTPFLSFFTPTEMLTLAAKAGLHNGEIVSAGDLTNRYFADRKDGLGPSTGEPILVATT, from the coding sequence ATGCAGCAGCATGTAAAAACGATACCGGATAATACCGCCATACGTACGGCTTTATGGAGAGCGTTACATCTGCAGGTAGATGCTCCGCCTCACCTGCTGGAAGATGAAGTAGGCCTGCAATTGATAGCCCCGGAAGCAAACTGGCAGCAACGGCCCGACATGCACCCGGAAGGTACCAAACAGGCGCGTATCTCCATCGTTACGCGGGCGCGGTTCGCTGAAGATCTGGTGACAGCAGCCATGGACCGGGGCGTGCAGCAATATGTGATCCTGGGCGCTGGCCTGGATACATTTGCTCTCAGGAGAAAGGATCTCATTGATAAAGTAACCGTATATGAGATTGATGAACCCGCCACGCAGGCATGGAAACAACAACGCCTGACCACGCTCGGAATACCGGTACCAGAACGGTTACACTTCGTGCCGGTTGATTTTGAAAAGACCGCCAACTGGCTTTCTTCATTAACAGCCGCAGGTTTCGATACCAGCCGCCCGGCTGTGGTGGCCTGTACCGGCGTAAGTATGTACCTCACACACGAGGCCATCCTGGGATTGCTTCAACAAGTGGCTACATTGGCGCCGGGTTCTACACTGGCCATGTCGTTCCTGTTACCGAAAGAACTGGCGAGCCCGGAAGAACAACGCCTGCTGGAAATGGCCATGAAAGGAGCTCAGGCAGCAGGAACTCCCTTTCTCAGCTTCTTCACACCAACAGAAATGCTGACACTTGCTGCAAAAGCAGGTCTGCACAATGGGGAAATCGTGTCTGCCGGCGATCTTACCAACCGGTATTTCGCAGACAGAAAAGACGGACTCGGTCCCTCCACCGGCGAACCAATACTGGTTGCCACTACCTAA
- a CDS encoding sulfite exporter TauE/SafE family protein: MEIAGYLSSILIGVALGLIGGGGSILTVPVLVYLFSIDAVSATAYSLFVVGTTSAAGSIAYFRNGLVSLRTAIIFGIPSVVAVFLTRTFIVPAIPHNIFQLGNFIVTRDLLLMILFAVLMIVASYNMISRPSPGINKAVNSSGHLRILLQGIFVGAITGLIGAGGGFLIIPALVGGLKMPMKQAIGTSLVIIAINSAFGFLSSLANNAVDWQLLLRITLIAMVGVFIGTQISQKLDGGKLKPVFGWFVLVMGIYIIIKETWLK; encoded by the coding sequence ATGGAAATTGCAGGATATCTTTCTTCTATTCTTATAGGAGTGGCTTTAGGACTTATTGGCGGAGGTGGCAGTATTCTGACCGTTCCTGTGCTGGTATATCTTTTCAGTATCGATGCGGTGTCAGCTACCGCGTATTCATTATTTGTGGTAGGTACCACCAGTGCCGCCGGGTCAATTGCATATTTCAGGAATGGCCTGGTCAGCCTGCGAACAGCCATCATTTTTGGCATTCCGTCCGTTGTGGCGGTTTTCCTGACCCGTACTTTTATTGTACCTGCTATACCGCACAACATTTTCCAGTTGGGTAATTTTATTGTCACAAGAGATCTCCTGCTGATGATCCTCTTTGCCGTGCTCATGATCGTTGCATCCTACAACATGATCAGCAGGCCATCTCCCGGGATAAATAAAGCAGTCAATTCTTCCGGCCATCTCCGCATATTGCTGCAAGGCATATTTGTAGGCGCTATCACCGGTCTGATTGGCGCAGGTGGCGGTTTTCTGATTATACCGGCGCTGGTTGGCGGGTTAAAGATGCCGATGAAACAAGCCATCGGAACATCCCTGGTGATCATTGCCATCAATTCAGCATTCGGATTTTTGTCATCACTCGCTAATAACGCCGTCGACTGGCAACTACTGCTGCGTATCACCCTCATTGCGATGGTGGGAGTGTTTATAGGTACTCAGATTTCCCAAAAGCTCGACGGAGGGAAATTAAAGCCTGTTTTTGGCTGGTTCGTGCTGGTCATGGGCATTTACATCATCATAAAAGAAACCTGGCTTAAATAG
- a CDS encoding YeeE/YedE thiosulfate transporter family protein codes for MLETLKQPWPWYVAGPLIGLTVPALLILGNKSFGISASLRHICASCMPANIPFFKYDWKKEAWNLFFVFGILLGGLIAAHLPGNPAPVNINPMLAKELAGYGITNYNNLVPADIMNWPSLFTIKGLLLMVAGGFLVGFGARYAGGCTSGHAIMGLSNLQWPSLVATICFMAGGFIMANLILPFILTL; via the coding sequence ATGCTTGAAACGCTGAAACAACCCTGGCCCTGGTATGTTGCCGGGCCGCTCATAGGGCTTACGGTGCCGGCGCTGCTGATACTGGGTAATAAATCTTTTGGGATCAGTGCATCGCTGCGCCACATCTGTGCGTCGTGTATGCCGGCCAATATTCCCTTCTTCAAATATGACTGGAAGAAAGAGGCGTGGAACTTATTCTTTGTTTTCGGGATATTGCTGGGAGGCCTGATAGCGGCGCATTTACCGGGCAATCCGGCGCCGGTGAATATAAACCCTATGCTGGCAAAGGAATTGGCTGGTTATGGCATCACCAATTACAATAACCTGGTTCCGGCAGATATCATGAACTGGCCATCTCTGTTCACCATAAAAGGCTTACTGCTGATGGTAGCCGGTGGTTTCCTGGTAGGCTTCGGCGCCCGTTATGCGGGAGGATGTACCAGTGGGCATGCTATTATGGGCTTGTCGAATCTGCAATGGCCGTCTTTAGTGGCCACCATCTGCTTTATGGCCGGCGGCTTTATCATGGCCAATCTTATACTGCCTTTTATATTAACGCTCTAA
- a CDS encoding DUF6691 family protein yields MKQHTDFEVRSQDTICINESTLQHKWYHNIKYLIVGILFGIVFVKSEVISWFRIQEMFRLQSFHMYGIIGSAIVVGMISVWLIKKFNVKTIYGEPITISPKKFNKGQIYGGLIFGLGWALTGACPGPLFAQIGTGAGVVAVTLLSAVAGTWVYGWLRERLPH; encoded by the coding sequence ATGAAACAGCATACAGATTTTGAAGTAAGATCACAGGATACTATATGTATCAATGAAAGCACACTGCAGCACAAATGGTATCATAACATAAAATACCTGATTGTTGGAATACTCTTCGGAATAGTATTCGTGAAATCAGAAGTTATCAGTTGGTTCCGCATACAGGAAATGTTCCGCCTGCAATCCTTTCATATGTATGGTATTATCGGAAGCGCCATAGTGGTGGGAATGATTTCGGTGTGGCTGATTAAGAAATTCAATGTAAAAACCATTTACGGTGAACCCATTACTATTTCACCGAAGAAATTCAACAAAGGGCAGATCTATGGCGGGCTTATCTTTGGTTTAGGCTGGGCGCTTACCGGCGCCTGCCCCGGACCGTTGTTTGCGCAGATTGGTACCGGAGCTGGCGTTGTTGCTGTTACACTGCTGAGCGCCGTAGCAGGTACCTGGGTGTATGGATGGCTCAGGGAAAGGTTGCCGCACTGA
- a CDS encoding MBL fold metallo-hydrolase, producing the protein MFFQHVYDKSLAQASYVIGCQAKGIALVIDPQRDIDIYLEIARQQNLRITHITETHIHADFLSGSRELAAATGAALWLSDEGDENWQYEFVHHGLKHGDKITVGNLTLEVLHTPGHTPESISFLLTDHPASDKPVMVFTGDFVFVGDIGRPDLLEKAAGIMGTRVKGARQMYESIRRFTALPAYVQVWPGHGAGSACGKALGAVPSSTVGYELIRNWAFQYEADEQGFVDFLLEGQPEPPKYFAMMKHLNKVKRPLLIEVPKHPKLSKDQFLSAYHNGLKVIDTRNKAAFAEGFIPGSLNIQGNNSFSTWMGWHVNYQEQFILVADDEQINDLTRKLMRIGMDNMYGYISDVAATGLTLQTAGIIDIAEFSTYVGREDVQIVDVRGENEYNTAHIDGAEHVFTGTLEDNLHQISQDKQVVIHCQAGDRATIAYSILRKNGWDNVKNYSGGMKEWNEKGNVYKHLTEKV; encoded by the coding sequence ATGTTTTTTCAACACGTTTACGATAAAAGCCTGGCGCAGGCCAGTTATGTAATAGGCTGTCAGGCTAAGGGAATCGCCCTGGTTATTGATCCCCAAAGGGATATTGATATATATCTGGAGATAGCCAGGCAGCAAAACCTCCGGATTACGCACATCACTGAAACCCATATCCATGCGGATTTTCTCAGTGGCTCGCGTGAGCTGGCCGCGGCTACCGGAGCAGCGCTCTGGCTCTCTGATGAAGGGGATGAGAACTGGCAATACGAGTTTGTACATCATGGATTGAAACACGGCGACAAGATCACGGTTGGCAACCTGACACTGGAAGTATTGCATACACCGGGGCATACGCCGGAGAGTATCAGCTTTCTGCTGACTGATCATCCGGCGAGCGATAAGCCGGTAATGGTATTTACGGGAGATTTTGTTTTTGTGGGAGATATCGGTCGCCCTGACCTGCTGGAGAAAGCAGCCGGTATTATGGGTACCCGCGTAAAAGGCGCCAGGCAGATGTACGAATCCATCAGACGATTTACCGCACTTCCGGCATACGTACAGGTGTGGCCGGGCCACGGAGCAGGATCAGCCTGCGGGAAGGCCCTGGGAGCCGTTCCCAGCTCCACGGTGGGTTATGAGCTGATACGCAACTGGGCATTTCAATATGAAGCCGACGAACAGGGCTTTGTGGATTTCCTGCTGGAAGGACAACCCGAGCCGCCTAAATACTTCGCCATGATGAAGCACCTGAACAAGGTGAAACGGCCCTTACTGATAGAGGTGCCGAAACATCCGAAGCTCAGTAAAGATCAGTTCCTTTCCGCTTACCATAACGGTTTGAAGGTAATCGACACCCGCAACAAAGCAGCATTTGCCGAAGGGTTTATCCCCGGAAGCCTGAATATCCAGGGCAACAATTCCTTCTCCACCTGGATGGGCTGGCATGTTAACTATCAGGAACAATTCATATTAGTAGCTGATGATGAGCAGATCAATGACCTTACCCGGAAACTCATGCGGATCGGAATGGATAATATGTACGGATACATTTCGGATGTAGCGGCAACAGGGCTTACACTGCAAACCGCGGGCATTATCGATATCGCAGAATTCAGCACTTATGTTGGACGGGAAGACGTGCAGATCGTGGATGTACGTGGAGAAAACGAATACAACACCGCGCATATCGACGGAGCTGAGCATGTATTCACAGGCACGCTGGAAGACAACCTGCACCAGATCAGCCAGGATAAGCAGGTGGTGATCCATTGCCAGGCGGGCGATCGGGCAACTATTGCCTACTCAATTCTGAGAAAGAACGGATGGGATAACGTAAAGAATTATTCCGGAGGAATGAAAGAATGGAATGAGAAAGGAAATGTATATAAACATCTGACAGAGAAAGTATAA
- a CDS encoding helix-turn-helix domain-containing protein, with protein MNFQVIAPPAALRNYVRHFWILENRTDDLSEKAFTVMCNGAPGIIFQEDPRAFTGFEGEQLPQLFVFGQAKKYGQLRCSGSFRTIGVNFQPTALKAVFGLDANELTQQNTCITQLTSTLLTEQLMDCSTVQQQIACFSSFLLGLAHRGEGDDKKVEYAVSAIQRGEQLSRVLRDLNLSERSLERLFHTHVGITPILFARIARFQHSLSLLRQNGSLSLTDIAHSTGYYDQSHFIRDFKLFSGASPGIYQRNTIERMPGFPEWQS; from the coding sequence ATGAATTTTCAGGTAATTGCACCGCCTGCGGCCCTCAGAAATTATGTACGCCACTTCTGGATACTGGAGAACCGGACAGATGATCTGTCTGAAAAGGCATTCACGGTGATGTGTAATGGAGCGCCAGGGATTATCTTCCAGGAAGATCCCAGGGCGTTCACAGGTTTTGAAGGCGAACAGTTACCACAATTATTTGTTTTCGGCCAGGCAAAAAAATACGGGCAATTGCGTTGCAGTGGCAGCTTTCGTACCATTGGCGTAAATTTTCAGCCTACTGCACTTAAAGCAGTATTTGGCCTGGATGCCAATGAGCTGACGCAGCAGAATACCTGTATTACTCAGCTGACCAGTACGCTGCTAACCGAGCAATTAATGGATTGCAGCACCGTGCAGCAGCAGATTGCCTGTTTCTCCTCCTTTCTGCTCGGGCTGGCACACCGTGGGGAAGGCGACGATAAGAAGGTGGAATATGCTGTTTCAGCCATACAACGGGGCGAGCAGTTATCCCGCGTGCTACGTGATCTCAACCTGTCGGAACGCTCGCTCGAACGGCTCTTTCACACACATGTCGGCATTACTCCCATCCTGTTTGCCCGAATCGCCCGTTTCCAGCACTCATTATCGCTTTTACGCCAGAACGGCTCTCTTTCACTCACTGATATCGCCCATTCGACTGGTTATTACGACCAATCGCATTTTATCCGCGACTTTAAACTATTCTCCGGAGCGAGTCCGGGTATTTACCAACGCAATACCATAGAGCGGATGCCCGGTTTCCCCGAATGGCAGTCTTAA